The proteins below come from a single Harpia harpyja isolate bHarHar1 chromosome 2, bHarHar1 primary haplotype, whole genome shotgun sequence genomic window:
- the LOC128139031 gene encoding LOW QUALITY PROTEIN: probable N-acetyltransferase camello (The sequence of the model RefSeq protein was modified relative to this genomic sequence to represent the inferred CDS: inserted 2 bases in 1 codon; deleted 1 base in 1 codon) has translation MGRESRKRQAGASGGATLTMVEYRIRPYREEDYEAVREVFATGMSEYAPALCLHVLRQPWALLALGCTFCLLLASARSLLLPVLALTLLLALARHLLGCAWSTYIDRCLGDDLRDIGAAYAESAGARFWVAEADERVVGTVGVRPADNGADGELALKRMSVRKDYRGLGIATALGRTALAFARXQRGCRAVVLNTLMLQHEARALYERLGFRRHRRYVLPTAYGRLVNCTITTYRYDLSGTP, from the exons ATGGGCCGCGAGTCCCGTAAGCGTCAGGCGGGCGCTAGCGGCGGCGCGA CGCTCACCATGGTGGAGTACCGGATCCGGCCGTACCGCGAGGAAGACTACGAGGCGGTGCGGGAGGTCTTCGCCACCGGCATGAGCGAGTACGCGCCGGCGCTGTGCCTGCACGTGCTGCGGCAGCCCTGGGCTCTTCTGGCGCTGGGCTGCACCTTCTGCCTGCTGCTAGCCAGCGcccgctccctcctg ctgcccgtcCTGGCCCTCaccctgctgctggccctggcccGGCACCTCCTGGGCTGCGCCTGGAGCACCTACATCGACCGCTGCCTCGGGGACGACCTGCGGGACATCGGGGCCGCCTATGCCGAAAGCGCCGGCGCCCGGTTCTGGGTGGCCGAGGCGGACGAGAGGGTGGTGGGCACGGTAGGCGTGCGACCGGCCGACAACGGCGCCGACGGGGAGCTGGCGCTGAAAAGGATGTCGGTGCGGAAGGATTACCGGGGCCTGGGCATCGCCACGGCGCTGGGTCGCACCGCGCTGGCCTTCGCGCG GCAGCGCGGCTGCCGGGCCGTGGTGCTCAACACGCTGATGCTGCAGCACGAGGCTCGCGCCCTTTACGAGCGCCTGGGCTTCCGCCGGCACCGCCGCTACGTCCTGCCCACCGCCTACGGCCGCCTGGTCAACTGCACCATCACCACCTACCGCTACGACCTGTCCGGCACGCCCTGA
- the LOC128139032 gene encoding LOW QUALITY PROTEIN: N-acetyltransferase 8-like (The sequence of the model RefSeq protein was modified relative to this genomic sequence to represent the inferred CDS: deleted 1 base in 1 codon), which yields MPRVAQPQNPEQDHKPTAYPEQPLGVSVPVTPPHRVPLPSSRHSTVGQRTGMQAAARLCPGFVVPRLLGGWHRRRCWQPMASYRIRQYRDQDYDAVRTLFARGILEHAPAGYRHFLRSAWAQLGLLVFFVAVRAAAGCWVLGLGAVALVLAATWLLVRSFSTSYVRQALSTDLCDITASYLRAPDSCFWVAEAGGSVVGMVAVAPPQDPAERGVALELKRMSVSKDYRGRGSPKRWGAVSKALCGEVLRFARALGYGAVVLSTSMVQVAAQRLYEGQGFKKVGAFSPSLLGSLLCFQIFHYRCDLPGRTAAPPR from the exons ATGCCCAGGGTGGCTCAGCCCCAAAATCCTGAGCAGGACCACAAGCCCACGGCATATCCCGAGCAGCCCCTGGGGGTTTCTGTGCCTGTCACACCCCCCCACCGTGTCCCTTTGCCCTCCTCCCGCCACAGCACCGTGGGGCAAAGGACGggcatgcaggcagctgcccgcctCTGCCCAGGTTTTGTCGTGCCGCGGCTCCTGGGCGGCTGGCACCGCCGCCG GTGCTGGCAGCCCATGGCGTCCTACCGCATCCGACAGTACCGGGACCAGGACTACGACGCCGTGCGGACCCTCTTCGCCCGCGGCATCTTGGAGCACGCGCCGGCCGGCTACCGCCACTTCCTGCGCTCGGCGTGGGCGCAATTGGGGCTGCTGGTCTTCTTCGTGGCGGTGCGGGCAGCTGCCggctgctgggtgctggggctgggggccgtGGCGCTGGTGCTGGCGGCCACCTGGCTCCTGGTCCGCTCCTTCAGCACCTCTTACGTGCGCCAGGCGCTGAGCACCGACCTCTGCGACATCACCGCCAGCTACCTGCGGGCACCCGACTCCTGCTTCTGGGTGGCGGAGGCCGGGGGGTCCGTGGTGGGCATGGTGGCCGTGGCACCGCCGCAGGATCCGGCCGAGAGAGGGGTGGCCCTGGAGCTGAAGCGAATGTCGGTCAGCAAGGACTACCGGGGTCGGGGC TCTCCAAAGCGCTGGGGGGCTGTCTCCAAAGCGCTCTGCGGCGAGGTGCTGCGCTTTGCCCGGGCACTGGGGTACGGGGCGGTGGTCCTCTCCACCTCCATGGTGCAGGTGGCGGCCCAGCGGCTCTATGAGGGCCAGGGCTTCAAGAAGGTGGGCGCCTTCAGCCCCTCGCTGCTCGGCAGCCTGCTCTGCTTCCAGATCTTCCACTACCGCTGCGACCTGCCCGGCCGCACCGCAGCCCCGCCACGCTAG